Proteins encoded in a region of the Triplophysa rosa linkage group LG6, Trosa_1v2, whole genome shotgun sequence genome:
- the hsd3b1 gene encoding hydroxy-delta-5-steroid dehydrogenase, 3 beta- and steroid delta-isomerase 1, producing MSLAGEVCVVTGACGFLGEKLVRLLLEEEKLAEIRLLDRNMRSELIQSLDDCRGDTKLSVFEGDIRECELLRRACRGAALVFHTASLIDVTGAIEYSELYGVNVKGTQLLIETCIQENMASFIYTSSIEVAGPNPCGDPIINGNEDTPYTSSLKFNYSKTKDEAEQICLQANGEILRNGGQLATCALRPMYIFGEGCRFTLGHMRDGIRNGNLLLRTSSREAKVNPVYVGNVALAHLQAARALRDHQKRAVMGGNFYYISDDTPPVSYSDFNYAVLSTLGFGMQERHILPLPLLYLLSYFMEFLHIVLHPFLRFTPPINRQLLTMLNTPFSFSYQKAHRDFGYSPRYDWEEARRRTTDWLASVLPIERQRLNSK from the exons ATGTCTCTGGCAGGAGAAGTATGTGTGGTGACAGGAGCGTGTGGGTTTCTGGGAGAAAAGCTGGTCAGACTGTTGCTGGAGGAGGAAAAGCTTGCTGAAATCCGACTGCTGGACAGAAACATGCGATCTGAGCTAATACAGTCTCTTGACG ATTGCAGAGGAGATACTAAACTGAGTGTGTTTGAGGGAGACATCAGGGAGTGTGAGCTGTTGAGAAGAGCCTGCAGGGGAGCAGCACTTGTTTTTCACACTGCATCTCTCATCGATGTCACTGGAGCAATCGAGTACAGTGAATTATATGGTGTCAATGTTAAAG GAACACAACTACTGATTGAGACATGCATACAGGAGAATATGGCCTCCTTCATTTACACAAGCAGCATTGAGGTTGCTGGTCCAAATCCTTGCGGTGATCCAATCATCAACGGCAATGAGGACACGCCTTACACCTCAAGTCTTAAGTTTAACTACAGCAAAACCAAAGATGAGGCTGAACAGATTTGCCTTCAGGCTAATGGAGAGATTCTGCGCAACGGAGGCCAGCTGGCTACCTGTGCATTAAGACCCATGTACATCTTCGGAGAGGGTTGTCGTTTTACATTAGGTCACATGAGAGATGGAATCCGTAATGGAAACTTGCTGCTTAGAACCTCAAGTCGTGAGGCAAAAGTGAATCCTGTATATGTGGGAAATGTAGCTCTTGCACATCTACAAGCTGCGCGAGCCCTCAGAGATCACCAAAAGAGAGCAGTGATGGGTGGAAACTTCTACTACATCTCAGATGACACCCCACCTGTCAGCTACTCGGACTTTAACTACGCTGTTCTTTCAACTTTAGGCTTTGGGATGCAAGAGAGACATATTTTGCCCCTCCCCCTTCTCTATCTGCTGTCATACTTCATGGAATTCCTGCATATTGTGCTCCACCCCTTTCTGAGATTTACCCCACCCATAAATCGACAGCTATTGACCATGTTAAACACACCCTTTAGTTTCTCATATCAAAAGGCCCACAGAGATTTTGGATATAGCCCTCGCTATGACTGGGAAGAGGCACGCAGGCGCACTACTGATTGGCTAGCGTCTGTCTTGCCTATAGAGAGACAAAGATTGAACTCGAAATAA